One stretch of bacterium DNA includes these proteins:
- a CDS encoding PIN domain-containing protein, with amino-acid sequence MAAVFVLDSSAILAFLYDEPGRDAVEELLAGAGDQTVVRLHRIHLGEAYYLFYRKGGQRLADEMLDDVRRLPIVLEDRISPALMREAGRLKASYRLSCADAFAGGLARVRQGRLVSADRREFGPLESAGEIAVGWIR; translated from the coding sequence ATGGCGGCCGTATTCGTGCTCGATTCCAGCGCCATTCTTGCCTTCCTATACGATGAACCGGGCCGCGATGCGGTCGAGGAGTTGCTGGCAGGTGCCGGCGATCAGACTGTTGTGCGTCTGCACCGGATCCATCTTGGGGAGGCCTACTATCTCTTTTATCGCAAGGGGGGTCAAAGGCTGGCCGACGAGATGCTCGACGACGTGCGGCGGCTCCCGATCGTCCTGGAAGACCGCATCTCGCCGGCGTTGATGCGTGAAGCCGGAAGGCTGAAGGCGTCGTATCGACTGTCATGCGCCGACGCATTCGCGGGGGGCCTCGCGAGAGTGCGACAGGGGAGGCTTGTCTCCGCAGATCGCCGGGAGTTCGGGCCGCTCGAGTCGGCCGGAGAGATTGCGGTTGGGTGGATACGTTGA